One Mercenaria mercenaria strain notata chromosome 12, MADL_Memer_1, whole genome shotgun sequence DNA segment encodes these proteins:
- the LOC123534375 gene encoding uncharacterized protein LOC123534375 isoform X1, which translates to MGNETSLTGPRNELREQYGQLQMQLRQLKEIYDDIYSSVVQGTATEYLRCKNHFILRRKHDIKDMIEGCIDDSVMLKFRQLSTSENQHKENNPPRGLLAAARQYAEAIEEVRVFEEIQSEVEHLNTEELQRQIRITNNELSEMKRKFERLYQELISLKEGYEASNQMFISLRRYSERKRILKAFITQNTDAFPGSLVPLSGD; encoded by the exons ATGGGTAATGAAACTTCTTTAACAG GACCAAGAAATGAATTAAGAGAGCAGTATGGACAACTTCAAATGCAACTGCGCCAGTTAAAGGAAATATATGACGATATATATTCCTCTGTCGTTCAAGGTACTGCCACAGAATATTTAAGATGCAAGAACCACTTCATTCTCCGGCGAAAACACGATATCAAAGATATGATAGAAG GGTGCATTGACGACTCTGTTATGCTAAAATTTCGACAACTATCAACcagtgaaaaccaacataaagagaACAACCCTCCAAGAGGATTGCTAGCAGCTGCCAGACAATATGCTGAAGCCATAGAAGAAGTGAGAGTTTTTGAAG aaatacaaaGTGAAGTTGAGCACCTAAACACAGAGGAATTACAAAGACAAATCAGAATAACAAACAATGAATTATCGGAAATGAAGAGGAAATTTGAAAGATTGTATCAAGAACTGATCTCGCTGAAAGAAGGGTATGAGGCATCAAATCAGATGTTTATTTCCTTAAGGCGATATTCAGAAaggaaaagaatattaaaagctTTCATAACTCAAAACACTGACGCTTTTCCAGGATCACTGGTGCCGTTATCTGGAGATTGA
- the LOC123534974 gene encoding uncharacterized protein LOC123534974: MEMLLNAMVCLMVSCTNAIYVRRIEGRVNLPMVSVSSCGHSCPKPTRTSGTSVNFLREVSTMTCNWRENVPYIFNHVELVDSRRQFFRVFNGSQTSCDRYPDGTYSCTPQPGHYCYAHVRLGYRTRRNSMVSIHLPSRNIPPTLYNGAETVPIYSFGTHLQRPTVRFELECSGDNPCLEDRVTLISLQYRCTHQQPSF; the protein is encoded by the exons ATGGAGATGTTACTGAATGCAATGGTCTGCTTAATGGTATCATGCACAAATGCCATATACGTTAGAAGAATAGAAGGTAGAGTTAATCTACCGATGGTATCGGTCAGTAGCTGTG GACACAGTTGTCCAAAACCCACAAGAACGAGTGGTACTAGCGTCAATTTCCTTAGAGAAGTTTCAACCATGACATGTAATTGGAGGGAAAATGTGCCTTACATTTTCAATCACGTGGAGCTTGTTGATAGCAGACGACAATTCTTTCGCGTGTTCAATGGCTCACAGACATCATGTGATCGGTATCCTGATG GTACATACAGTTGTACACCGCAGCCAGGACACTATTGCTATGCGCATGTCCGTCTTGGATACCGTACAAGAAGAAACAGTATGGTGTCGATACATTTACCATCTAGAAACATACCCCCAACACTTTACAATG GGGCAGAGACAGTACCTATATATTCATTTGGAACTCACCTCCAAAGGCCAACGGTCAGATTCGAGCTAGAATGTAGCGGTGACAACCCGTGCTTAGAGGACCGTGTGACACTGATAAGTCTCCAGTACAGATGTACTCACCAACAACCTAGCTTTTGA
- the LOC123534375 gene encoding uncharacterized protein LOC123534375 isoform X3, which yields MGNETSLTGTATEYLRCKNHFILRRKHDIKDMIEGCIDDSVMLKFRQLSTSENQHKENNPPRGLLAAARQYAEAIEEVRVFEEIQSEVEHLNTEELQRQIRITNNELSEMKRKFERLYQELISLKEGYEASNQMFISLRRYSERKRILKAFITQNTDAFPGSLVPLSGD from the exons ATGGGTAATGAAACTTCTTTAACAG GTACTGCCACAGAATATTTAAGATGCAAGAACCACTTCATTCTCCGGCGAAAACACGATATCAAAGATATGATAGAAG GGTGCATTGACGACTCTGTTATGCTAAAATTTCGACAACTATCAACcagtgaaaaccaacataaagagaACAACCCTCCAAGAGGATTGCTAGCAGCTGCCAGACAATATGCTGAAGCCATAGAAGAAGTGAGAGTTTTTGAAG aaatacaaaGTGAAGTTGAGCACCTAAACACAGAGGAATTACAAAGACAAATCAGAATAACAAACAATGAATTATCGGAAATGAAGAGGAAATTTGAAAGATTGTATCAAGAACTGATCTCGCTGAAAGAAGGGTATGAGGCATCAAATCAGATGTTTATTTCCTTAAGGCGATATTCAGAAaggaaaagaatattaaaagctTTCATAACTCAAAACACTGACGCTTTTCCAGGATCACTGGTGCCGTTATCTGGAGATTGA